DNA sequence from the Chloroflexota bacterium genome:
TGACATACTCTTGTGGTGCGAAGCAAATGGTTTCATGTTGGTTACGAATAATCGTGGCTCAATGCCGAATCACTTACGCGACCATCTTGCCATGGGGCATCACTTTCCAGGTATGATAACTCTCAACCCGAAGATGTCATTGAGCGAAACCATTGAGGAGTTGGCTCTCATCTGGGGCGCATCGAATCCTGACGAGTACGCCGACCAAATAACCTACCTTCCACTCCGTTGATAGAATTTTTGACCTGTTACCACTACCGTCGCCTTTGAGCGGCGGTTTTTGTTTTTCAGATGCTGGTGTGGTGCGTTGCACTCGGATTGAAAAGAAATGTCGCCAAAACGCTACAGCACTCCGACAACGGCGGACTTGGGCAAGCCACCTTTGCGCGCCAAGTGTATTGCTGGAAAAAGTTACTTCGCTGGCAGCCGATACCGCCGTTGTCGGTGTGCGAGTGTTTCGCGTTCGTGCAGTTTTGGTGTATAATCCAGTCGTGGACATTGACCGCGAACTCAAAGACGAACTGCAACAGATTTTGGAATTGTGCCGCGAGTTTGACGTTCATCCGCGTCTCATCGGTGGTTTGGCGGTGCGTGGATTTGCGCGGCGTAAACGATTCACACATGATATTGACCTTGCTATCAGTCGCAACGACAAGCCGAACTTCATCATGGTTCTCAAGCGATTGGGTTTTGAATATCAAGACCTAACCAAGTTTGAAGGCGTGAAAGCGATCAAGCGTGTTGGCAATACGACGGTTGAAATTCATATCTCGGTTGAACGACTGTGGGATATGACTTCCAATCAGACGTACACACTCTCACCAGATTCGGCGCAAGTAGCGGTGGATGATGCGGGTAATCTGCTTGCGCCGACTGTTTCCGCCGAAGATTTGCTGATACTCAAACTGATGCCACTACGAGACCGCGACTTGGGCGATGTGATTGCCTTGTTGCTCGACTTGCCCGCGATTGATGCTAAAAAATTGTGGGAGAACTGCGAACGCACCAACAACACGCGCCACATTATCGCGCAACTCGGCAAACTAGAAAACGCGTTGCGAAGCGGCGATTTCCGCGAAGCGTGGTCAGAGTTTTACGGTGCGCCACTTGCCGCGCGTGATGTTCTGACCGTAATTGAAAAGATACGTTCGCTCCAAAAGGCAAAACCATGAACGCGCAAATTGCTTGTCCGAATTGTCGTTCGACAATATCATTCCGCATCAACGGCAATGTGATTGATACTCCGCTGACCTGTTCGGTTTGTGGACAATCGTTCGCGCCGCATTTCTATTGCCCTGATGCGCGTTCGTCGTCGCGTCATATCTTCGCGGCGTCGTCCTTGTGCGTTGATAACCTGGGCGCGGTCTATACTTTTTGCCCCGAACACACTTTCACGACGTATGCGCTCGCTGCGGATAGCAAGCCGCGCCCGAAACAAACTCCTCTGCGTTTCCTCGCGCGTTTCCTCGATTCGCTCGTCTATCGCCTGACGCTGAACATCGAAGCGTTGCGGATGCAAGCGTTCTCGCGGCGATAGCAAAGAAAAGTGGGTGAGTTTTTCGCGTTCGTGCGTGTTCTCTTGTTCCGCTACACCGTCCTTTGATTCTGTTAGCGTGTTTCTGGAATTACGCGTTTGAATACACTGACCTCTCCATTTTCAA
Encoded proteins:
- a CDS encoding DUF5615 family PIN-like protein, yielding MRKYLLDENVGENLRKGLHTRHTDIVVWRMGEPSVPPIGTLDPDILLWCEANGFMLVTNNRGSMPNHLRDHLAMGHHFPGMITLNPKMSLSETIEELALIWGASNPDEYADQITYLPLR
- a CDS encoding nucleotidyltransferase; the encoded protein is MFRVRAVLVYNPVVDIDRELKDELQQILELCREFDVHPRLIGGLAVRGFARRKRFTHDIDLAISRNDKPNFIMVLKRLGFEYQDLTKFEGVKAIKRVGNTTVEIHISVERLWDMTSNQTYTLSPDSAQVAVDDAGNLLAPTVSAEDLLILKLMPLRDRDLGDVIALLLDLPAIDAKKLWENCERTNNTRHIIAQLGKLENALRSGDFREAWSEFYGAPLAARDVLTVIEKIRSLQKAKP